From a single Nostoc sp. MS1 genomic region:
- the vapC gene encoding type II toxin-antitoxin system tRNA(fMet)-specific endonuclease VapC → MSYLLDSNVCIRLINNSSAAVTNRLSFQQPEDILISSITQLELYYGAYRSLQQERNLEILQRFFSQFTILPLEGEAARIAGRIRAELAASGTPIGPYDLQIAAIAIANNLILVTHNVREFSRVNGL, encoded by the coding sequence TTGAGTTATTTGCTTGATTCAAATGTCTGTATTCGTTTGATCAATAATAGTAGTGCTGCGGTAACAAATCGATTATCCTTCCAGCAACCAGAGGATATTTTAATTTCTTCTATTACTCAATTAGAATTGTATTATGGTGCTTACCGTAGTCTTCAACAAGAAAGAAATTTAGAAATATTGCAACGTTTTTTTAGTCAGTTCACTATTTTACCGTTAGAAGGGGAAGCGGCAAGGATAGCGGGAAGAATTAGGGCTGAGTTAGCTGCTAGTGGTACACCAATTGGCCCTTATGATTTACAAATTGCTGCTATTGCAATAGCGAATAATTTGATATTAGTGACGCATAATGTTAGAGAATTTAGTCGGGTAAATGGTTTATAG
- the mutS gene encoding DNA mismatch repair protein MutS has protein sequence MTASDIQPTQPNTPPTPHADTRLVDRTKLSKMYQHYVEVKDKHPHALLLYRVGDFFETFFQDAVTVARELELVLTSKHGGEVGRVAMTGVPHHAWERYTTQLVEKGYAVVICDQVEDASEAVGLVRREVTRILTPGTLLEEGMLKSSRNNYLAAVVIAGNHWGLAYADISTGEFLTTQDSDLERLTQELMRLQPSEVLVPTNAPDLGSLLRPGETSPSLPDCLPPSFCYSLRSQLPFTQAEARSTLLQKFKVRSLEGLGCDHLPLAVRAAGGLLEYVEDTQKAGQVCLQRLRTYTITDYLIVDNQTRRNLEITQTVRDGTFHGSLLWALDKTSTAMGSRALRRWLLQPLLDTKGIRSRQDTIEELVQNTSLRQDLRHLLRQIYDLERLTGRASSGTANARDLVALADSLSRLPELANLVTEASSPFLKALQKVPPILEELAQKIHAHLVESPPLHIKEGGLIRAGVNPLLDERKATVEADHQWIANLEVDERARTGIPLLKVGFNETFGYYISISRAKADQVPANYIRKQTLKNEERYITPELKEREARILTARDDLHKLEYEIFVNLREEVGEQAEAIRNLSRAVAAADVLCGLAELAVHQGYCRPEMVNGRELKIVDGRHPVVEQSLPAGFFVPNSTELGNSEETPSLPDLVILTGPNASGKSCYLRQVGLIQLMAQIGSFVPAKSARLGVCDRIFTRVGAVDDLATGQSTFMVEMNETANILNHATSRSLVLLDEIGRGTATFDGLSIAWAVAEYLAMEIRSRTIFATHYHELNELAAMLPNVANYQVTVKELPDQIIFLHQVQPGGADKSYGIEAGRLAGLPAVVIQRAKQVMGQIEKHSKIAIGLQNLD, from the coding sequence ATGACCGCTTCTGACATCCAGCCAACTCAACCCAATACTCCCCCAACCCCTCACGCCGACACTCGCCTAGTAGACCGGACTAAGCTGAGTAAGATGTATCAGCACTATGTCGAGGTTAAAGATAAACACCCTCATGCGCTGTTGCTATATCGCGTGGGTGATTTCTTTGAAACGTTTTTTCAAGATGCGGTAACAGTAGCTAGAGAATTAGAATTAGTCCTGACGAGTAAACACGGCGGCGAAGTCGGACGGGTGGCTATGACTGGTGTTCCTCATCATGCTTGGGAACGCTACACTACCCAACTAGTGGAAAAAGGCTACGCTGTAGTAATTTGCGACCAAGTAGAAGATGCTTCTGAGGCTGTGGGTTTGGTGCGGCGGGAGGTGACGCGCATCCTCACCCCTGGCACTTTATTGGAAGAAGGAATGTTAAAATCCAGTCGCAATAATTACTTAGCGGCTGTGGTAATTGCGGGGAATCATTGGGGTCTAGCTTATGCAGATATCTCTACTGGGGAATTTCTGACAACTCAAGATAGTGATTTGGAACGGTTAACCCAGGAATTGATGCGGTTGCAGCCTTCTGAGGTACTGGTTCCTACCAATGCACCAGATTTAGGAAGTTTACTACGTCCTGGGGAAACTTCGCCAAGCTTGCCAGACTGTTTACCACCATCATTCTGTTATAGTTTGCGATCGCAACTCCCCTTCACCCAAGCCGAAGCTAGAAGTACATTATTGCAGAAATTCAAGGTGCGATCGCTCGAAGGTTTGGGTTGTGACCATCTCCCCTTGGCTGTCCGCGCGGCTGGTGGGTTGTTGGAATATGTGGAAGATACGCAAAAAGCCGGACAAGTATGCTTACAAAGACTCCGCACCTATACTATCACCGACTACCTGATAGTTGACAACCAAACCCGGCGTAACTTGGAAATTACCCAAACAGTCCGCGATGGCACTTTTCATGGTTCCTTATTGTGGGCTTTAGATAAAACTAGCACGGCTATGGGCAGTCGGGCTTTACGGCGCTGGCTGTTACAACCGCTACTTGATACTAAAGGGATTCGCTCACGCCAAGACACCATAGAAGAATTGGTGCAAAATACCTCCCTACGCCAAGATTTACGGCATTTATTACGGCAAATTTACGATTTAGAAAGGCTTACAGGCCGCGCCAGTTCGGGAACTGCCAACGCCAGGGATTTAGTAGCATTAGCTGATTCCCTCTCCCGCTTACCAGAATTAGCTAACCTAGTGACTGAAGCCAGTTCACCCTTCCTCAAGGCTTTGCAGAAAGTGCCACCAATTTTGGAAGAATTAGCACAAAAAATACACGCGCACTTAGTAGAATCACCACCGTTACACATCAAAGAAGGGGGCTTAATTCGTGCTGGTGTAAACCCTCTATTAGATGAGAGAAAGGCGACGGTAGAAGCAGACCACCAATGGATAGCTAATTTAGAAGTAGATGAAAGGGCGAGGACAGGAATCCCCTTACTCAAGGTAGGATTTAACGAAACCTTTGGTTACTACATTAGTATTTCCCGCGCCAAAGCCGACCAAGTACCTGCCAATTACATCCGCAAGCAAACCCTGAAAAATGAGGAACGTTACATCACCCCAGAACTGAAGGAACGGGAAGCCAGGATTCTCACGGCGCGGGATGATTTACATAAGTTGGAATATGAGATTTTTGTCAATTTACGGGAAGAAGTCGGAGAACAGGCGGAAGCCATTCGCAACCTGTCCCGCGCTGTAGCTGCCGCCGATGTATTATGTGGTTTAGCTGAGTTGGCGGTGCATCAAGGCTATTGTCGCCCGGAAATGGTGAATGGACGAGAGTTAAAAATCGTTGATGGTCGCCATCCAGTAGTAGAACAGTCTTTACCTGCGGGTTTCTTTGTCCCTAATTCTACGGAATTGGGGAATAGTGAAGAAACTCCCTCACTTCCCGACTTAGTTATTCTCACTGGGCCTAACGCTAGTGGTAAAAGTTGTTACCTGCGTCAAGTAGGATTAATTCAATTAATGGCGCAAATTGGCAGTTTTGTTCCAGCTAAGTCTGCGCGGTTGGGAGTGTGCGATCGCATTTTTACCCGCGTCGGTGCAGTGGATGATTTAGCCACGGGTCAATCTACATTCATGGTAGAGATGAATGAAACAGCAAATATTCTCAATCATGCCACATCTAGATCCCTAGTTTTGTTAGATGAAATTGGCAGAGGAACCGCAACTTTTGACGGTCTTTCTATTGCTTGGGCGGTTGCAGAATATCTCGCAATGGAAATTCGTTCCCGCACAATTTTCGCCACTCACTACCACGAATTAAATGAACTGGCGGCAATGTTACCTAATGTAGCTAATTATCAGGTGACAGTGAAGGAATTACCAGACCAAATTATTTTCTTGCACCAAGTCCAACCGGGAGGCGCTGATAAATCTTATGGTATTGAGGCGGGAAGGTTGGCGGGTTTACCAGCCGTGGTAATTCAACGGGCGAAACAAGTCATGGGGCAAATAGAAAAACATAGTAAGATTGCGATCGGCTTGCAAAATCTGGATTGA
- a CDS encoding DUF4276 family protein: MVKEVRIYVEGGGDGKNQKALIRQGFSQFLKPLVEIAKSKKIKWDIIICGSRNNAFRDFQNALKSHPEAFNVLLVDAEAPVKVDSPWQHLKYRDNWDKPSGVDDSQCHLMVQAMEAWFIADVKTLKEFYGQGFKENAISKNYNVETVEKDRLEPSLKAATANTTKGEYQKIKHASKLLELLDVTKVRQASPYCDRLFTTLQEKMEP, encoded by the coding sequence ATGGTAAAGGAGGTGCGAATTTATGTAGAAGGTGGTGGAGATGGTAAAAACCAAAAAGCATTAATTCGACAAGGGTTTAGTCAATTTTTAAAACCATTGGTGGAAATAGCCAAAAGTAAAAAAATTAAATGGGATATTATTATCTGTGGTTCTCGCAATAATGCGTTTAGAGATTTTCAAAATGCTTTAAAATCTCATCCAGAAGCTTTTAATGTGTTGCTGGTTGATGCAGAAGCGCCTGTAAAAGTAGATTCACCTTGGCAGCATTTAAAATATAGGGATAATTGGGATAAACCGTCAGGGGTTGATGACAGTCAGTGTCATTTGATGGTTCAAGCTATGGAGGCTTGGTTTATTGCCGATGTGAAAACGCTGAAAGAATTTTATGGCCAAGGTTTTAAGGAAAATGCTATTTCCAAAAACTATAATGTGGAGACTGTTGAGAAAGACAGGCTGGAACCTAGTTTAAAAGCTGCTACTGCTAACACGACTAAGGGAGAGTATCAGAAAATTAAGCACGCTTCTAAGCTGCTGGAATTGCTGGATGTAACCAAAGTCCGCCAAGCTTCCCCATATTGCGATCGCCTATTCACCACATTACAAGAGAAAATGGAACCATAA
- a CDS encoding AAA family ATPase has translation MEGKRFIHKIRLENFLSYGSEGEEIELQPLNVLIGPNASGKSNLIEAIGILREVPRDVEAAIRYGGGTLDFLWKGGKEIPVAEIQVTLNHPLNLQPLSYRLKFTALYGLNFQLLDEAIENEPLSLNREDVFFYYRLNHNGRTISRFRYQDGSGEYKFHEEAWDEQMLQFNKSILSQLKDIRKYPEITYLGSTLSTICLYRDLPFGRNSQPRRPQQADFPVYPLMEDGSNIGLVLNNLQLQIGNRKIIEKLKKFYELAEDISVRIYGGTVQIFIREEGLTQPIPATRLSDGTLRYLFLIALLLDPAPPPLICLEEPEIGLHPDILPTIAEMLIEASTRTQLIVTTHSDALVSALNEYPESILICERDEKGSHLRRLEPEKLKHWLENYTLGDLWRMGEIGGNRW, from the coding sequence ATGGAAGGTAAAAGATTTATCCATAAAATTAGGTTAGAAAATTTCCTCTCCTATGGAAGCGAAGGCGAAGAAATTGAATTACAGCCACTGAATGTATTAATAGGCCCTAACGCATCTGGTAAATCAAACTTAATAGAAGCAATAGGAATTTTACGTGAAGTTCCAAGAGATGTAGAAGCCGCTATACGTTACGGAGGAGGAACTCTTGATTTTTTGTGGAAAGGCGGAAAGGAAATACCAGTAGCAGAAATTCAGGTGACTTTAAATCATCCGCTAAACTTACAACCTTTAAGTTATAGGCTGAAATTCACTGCACTATATGGATTGAATTTCCAACTGTTAGATGAAGCTATAGAAAATGAGCCACTATCTTTAAATCGAGAAGATGTATTTTTCTACTACAGATTGAATCATAATGGTCGGACAATCTCTAGATTTAGGTATCAAGATGGATCAGGAGAATATAAATTCCACGAAGAAGCATGGGATGAGCAAATGCTTCAGTTTAATAAATCTATTTTATCGCAACTAAAAGATATAAGAAAGTACCCAGAAATAACATATCTGGGTTCTACATTATCTACGATTTGTTTATATAGGGATTTGCCATTTGGTCGTAATAGCCAGCCCCGTAGACCTCAACAAGCAGATTTTCCTGTATATCCTTTAATGGAGGATGGAAGTAATATTGGTTTGGTTTTAAATAACCTACAACTTCAAATAGGTAATCGAAAAATTATTGAAAAACTGAAAAAATTTTACGAATTGGCAGAAGACATCAGTGTAAGAATATATGGGGGTACAGTACAAATATTCATTCGAGAAGAGGGACTTACTCAACCAATTCCTGCAACTCGTCTATCTGATGGTACACTCCGTTATTTATTTTTAATAGCTTTGCTGCTTGACCCAGCTCCACCGCCACTAATTTGTCTTGAAGAACCAGAAATTGGTTTACATCCAGATATCTTACCAACTATTGCAGAAATGCTAATTGAAGCATCTACTCGAACACAATTAATTGTCACCACTCACTCTGATGCTTTGGTTTCTGCCTTAAATGAGTATCCTGAATCAATATTAATATGCGAACGAGACGAAAAAGGTTCTCATCTGCGTCGGCTTGAACCTGAAAAACTGAAGCATTGGCTAGAAAATTATACTCTCGGCGACTTGTGGCGGATGGGTGAAATTGGGGGAAATAGATGGTAA
- a CDS encoding CPBP family intramembrane glutamic endopeptidase, producing the protein MSIKRLILFFVLTPIAAFLAISSLFGSLQEPQFQSRLELYQTNISLLAQAWQPEDSEDNSPKVIQEAILGQQPLENAIKQYEETRQSVQTNLTKIQNQLAQLHSPSQNATPPKPLPDEPHTTTISRNDKEKQLQQSQKQLQKFLAELDLNLGILQAKQGQTSTIDVWSDLQKPLDNSQVSTNIEQTAAVLSGLWSDPPRLFPDAQQLIQNNLEGWFRSTALIQLYQLQQRQDALKEVQSAQQQAAAQALFKLAIIATVPSLTALVGLILLIFLIAQYLLKGKESLLGQNSDLAWTTPWDAETILAVFVVGFFFMGQIFVPSLLILLPIPRPIVDVRLQAVSVLVSYVLVAVGALSVLYISIKRFFPLPQNWFRFRFQDNWFLWGLGGYCVALPIVVIVSLINQQLWQGQGGSNPLLQLALESQNFTALGIFYVTAAIAAPLFEEVLFRGFLLPSLTRYLPVWGAILASATLFAAAHLSLSEILPLTALGIVLGVVYTRSRNLLAPILLHSLWNSGTLLSLFILGSN; encoded by the coding sequence ATGAGTATTAAGCGGTTGATTTTATTTTTTGTCCTAACGCCGATAGCAGCTTTTTTAGCGATTTCGTCTTTATTTGGTAGTTTGCAAGAACCACAGTTCCAAAGCCGCTTGGAACTGTACCAAACTAATATCTCATTACTAGCTCAAGCTTGGCAGCCAGAGGATAGTGAAGATAATAGCCCAAAAGTTATTCAAGAAGCAATTTTGGGGCAACAACCTTTAGAAAATGCTATTAAGCAGTATGAAGAAACTCGTCAATCAGTGCAAACTAATTTGACGAAAATTCAGAACCAACTTGCACAACTGCACTCTCCATCTCAAAACGCTACACCGCCTAAACCATTACCAGATGAGCCTCACACTACTACTATCTCTCGTAATGATAAAGAAAAACAGTTGCAGCAATCTCAAAAGCAACTACAAAAATTCTTGGCAGAATTAGACTTAAATTTAGGCATTTTACAAGCAAAACAAGGACAAACATCAACAATTGATGTTTGGAGTGATTTACAAAAACCTCTAGACAATTCACAAGTCAGTACAAATATTGAACAAACTGCGGCTGTGCTGAGTGGACTGTGGAGTGACCCCCCAAGGCTTTTCCCAGATGCTCAACAATTAATCCAAAATAATTTAGAAGGCTGGTTTCGTTCTACAGCTTTGATTCAACTCTACCAACTCCAGCAACGACAAGACGCTTTAAAAGAGGTTCAATCAGCACAACAACAAGCTGCGGCTCAAGCTTTGTTTAAATTAGCTATAATCGCTACCGTCCCTAGCTTGACAGCGTTAGTAGGGTTGATACTGTTAATTTTCTTAATTGCTCAATACTTGCTCAAAGGTAAAGAATCTTTACTAGGACAAAATTCTGATTTAGCTTGGACAACACCTTGGGACGCAGAAACAATTCTCGCAGTTTTTGTCGTAGGCTTTTTCTTCATGGGGCAGATTTTCGTCCCTTCCTTGTTAATACTACTCCCTATACCCCGTCCCATAGTTGATGTCAGGCTGCAAGCTGTTTCTGTTTTGGTAAGCTACGTATTAGTAGCAGTCGGTGCGCTATCAGTTCTGTATATCTCAATTAAACGCTTTTTCCCCTTACCCCAGAATTGGTTTCGCTTCCGCTTCCAAGACAACTGGTTTTTGTGGGGACTGGGTGGTTATTGCGTCGCTTTACCTATAGTTGTGATTGTGTCCTTAATTAATCAACAGTTATGGCAAGGACAGGGTGGTAGTAACCCTCTACTGCAATTAGCGCTCGAAAGCCAAAACTTCACAGCATTGGGGATATTTTACGTGACAGCTGCGATCGCCGCTCCTTTATTTGAGGAAGTTCTATTTCGTGGCTTTTTATTACCCTCCCTAACTCGTTACTTACCCGTATGGGGAGCAATTCTCGCCAGCGCCACATTATTTGCGGCTGCTCACCTCAGCTTATCAGAAATCCTTCCCCTGACTGCTTTAGGCATAGTCTTAGGTGTAGTATACACGCGATCGCGTAATCTCCTAGCCCCCATCCTCCTCCACAGTCTTTGGAATAGTGGTACATTGTTAAGTTTGTTTATCTTAGGTAGTAATTAA
- a CDS encoding helix-turn-helix transcriptional regulator, protein MITLTKTLEQIESQSNQTRITLTNDWQQASLLLEVMERLDDGILIISNDGKLIHANTAAYDLSCQLNQGDLDVNFVPPIIWEFCQVLINSYNSYPETNIILSDEIKLNKSITFRIRVRLINLERFITPCLLVTIENQYESITNTAIAEIKKYSLTPREAEIWRLYRANNSYKEIATQLYITINTVKKHMKNIHAKRQAFVVVNQ, encoded by the coding sequence ATGATCACATTAACAAAAACCTTGGAGCAAATAGAAAGTCAATCAAACCAAACAAGGATTACGTTAACTAATGACTGGCAACAAGCCAGCTTATTACTAGAAGTGATGGAAAGGCTAGATGATGGGATTTTGATTATCAGTAATGATGGAAAATTAATTCATGCTAATACTGCTGCGTATGATTTATCTTGTCAGTTAAACCAAGGCGATTTAGATGTAAATTTTGTTCCTCCGATTATTTGGGAATTTTGCCAAGTTTTGATAAATAGCTATAATTCCTATCCAGAAACAAACATTATCTTATCTGATGAAATTAAGCTCAATAAGTCAATAACATTTAGGATTCGCGTCAGATTAATTAATTTAGAAAGATTTATTACACCTTGCTTATTAGTAACAATTGAGAATCAATATGAATCTATAACAAATACAGCGATCGCCGAAATTAAAAAATACTCTCTCACACCCAGAGAAGCAGAAATCTGGCGACTGTACCGCGCTAACAACAGCTATAAAGAAATTGCTACTCAACTTTACATTACTATCAATACCGTTAAGAAACACATGAAAAACATTCACGCTAAAAGGCAAGCATTCGTAGTTGTCAATCAATAG
- a CDS encoding class I SAM-dependent methyltransferase: MNNQQDSQAFERNWSAYYQAVEGRPPRETLLEALARFDNLPTDTPRFAVDLGCGDGRDTVEILRRGWRVLGIDGTEEAIALLKNRPDIDYNRLETLVTRFEDLALPESVDLINASFCLPFCPPEHFPSLWHKIVAALPVGGRFCGQLFGDRDSWAIYPNMSHHTRIQVEKLLEPFTVEFFQEEDHPGTTALGEQKHWHIFNIVAYKQ, translated from the coding sequence ATGAACAACCAACAAGACAGCCAAGCTTTTGAACGCAATTGGTCTGCTTACTATCAAGCTGTGGAAGGTCGTCCGCCGCGAGAAACCTTACTGGAAGCCTTGGCAAGATTTGACAATTTGCCTACAGATACCCCTCGATTTGCTGTAGATTTGGGCTGTGGGGATGGACGGGATACAGTAGAAATTCTCAGACGGGGTTGGCGGGTATTAGGAATCGATGGTACAGAAGAAGCGATCGCCCTTCTGAAAAACCGTCCTGATATTGATTACAATCGTCTAGAAACTCTCGTGACGCGCTTTGAAGACTTAGCGCTGCCTGAATCAGTCGATTTAATTAATGCCAGCTTTTGTTTGCCCTTCTGTCCGCCAGAGCATTTTCCTAGTTTATGGCACAAAATTGTCGCAGCTTTGCCAGTTGGAGGACGTTTCTGCGGTCAACTATTTGGCGATCGCGACTCTTGGGCAATTTATCCTAACATGAGCCATCACACTCGCATACAGGTAGAAAAATTGCTGGAACCATTTACAGTTGAATTTTTTCAAGAAGAAGATCACCCAGGTACAACTGCTTTAGGCGAACAAAAACACTGGCACATCTTCAACATAGTTGCTTATAAACAGTAG
- a CDS encoding DUF4333 domain-containing protein has translation MFNRLAIPALITTLAVAPVVVSCSSNKVPLSTQQQMYAGKWVASDGTFVNIYLDGGGDFKTSNSEVTGGTATITDKTLKIGLGPIKKEFKITQPPQEQNGKFTMQLDGITYTNNQSSATNPVSSSSVSEVKSTTTEEKSQAAKEIESKIIQSWGQNFGGQLDSLNCPSEFEIKADNSINCQASVENIPFQMKVNFQDNEGSFNWEAKGLLVLAKVEDKVVEVFRQSYGAKTQADCSTSRNQKYRPSIAQDTFECKASDGGQNTTTVKITVQDDEGSFQLSPIS, from the coding sequence ATGTTTAACAGATTAGCCATACCTGCACTAATTACAACTCTCGCTGTAGCACCCGTAGTTGTTAGTTGTAGTAGTAATAAAGTTCCTTTGAGTACACAACAACAAATGTATGCTGGTAAGTGGGTAGCTAGTGATGGCACATTTGTAAATATTTATTTGGATGGTGGTGGAGACTTTAAGACCTCAAACTCTGAAGTTACAGGTGGTACTGCAACCATTACAGATAAAACTCTCAAAATTGGTTTAGGCCCTATTAAAAAGGAGTTTAAAATTACTCAACCACCTCAAGAACAGAACGGTAAATTTACTATGCAGCTTGACGGTATTACTTATACCAACAACCAATCAAGTGCCACGAATCCTGTATCATCTTCTTCTGTATCAGAGGTTAAATCTACTACCACCGAAGAAAAAAGTCAGGCAGCTAAAGAAATAGAAAGCAAAATTATTCAAAGTTGGGGGCAGAATTTTGGAGGACAACTCGATTCTTTGAACTGTCCTAGCGAATTTGAGATTAAAGCCGATAATTCTATAAACTGTCAAGCATCAGTAGAAAATATCCCCTTTCAGATGAAGGTAAATTTCCAAGATAATGAGGGTAGTTTCAATTGGGAAGCTAAAGGACTTTTAGTCTTAGCAAAAGTAGAGGATAAAGTGGTAGAGGTATTTAGACAATCCTATGGTGCTAAGACTCAGGCTGATTGTAGTACTTCTAGGAATCAAAAATATCGTCCTTCTATTGCTCAGGATACATTTGAGTGTAAAGCCTCCGATGGTGGTCAAAATACCACGACGGTAAAAATTACAGTTCAGGATGACGAAGGTTCATTCCAATTATCTCCAATCAGTTGA
- a CDS encoding TIGR00730 family Rossman fold protein: protein MKSICVYCGSNFGDRPTYLEAAQNLGKEMAERGITLVYGGANVGLMGAVADSVLAAGGKVIGVIPQALVDKEIAHTGLSDLQIVGSMHERKSLMADLADAFIALPGGLGTLEEFCEVATWTQLGFHKKACGLLNIEGFYDGLLSFLNHATQEKFIRPEHRSIVLAEKTPVELIEKLSQFQVPNVHKWIDRDQQ from the coding sequence ATGAAAAGTATTTGTGTCTACTGCGGCTCTAATTTTGGCGATCGCCCAACTTATCTTGAGGCTGCACAAAATCTAGGTAAAGAAATGGCAGAGCGGGGAATTACCCTTGTTTATGGTGGCGCAAATGTAGGATTAATGGGGGCTGTAGCCGATTCTGTTTTGGCGGCTGGTGGAAAAGTGATTGGAGTAATACCACAAGCTTTAGTTGATAAGGAGATTGCACACACTGGATTAAGCGATTTGCAAATTGTAGGCTCAATGCACGAGCGTAAATCACTCATGGCTGATCTGGCTGATGCGTTTATTGCCCTACCAGGTGGATTAGGAACATTAGAGGAATTTTGCGAAGTTGCAACTTGGACTCAGCTTGGATTTCACAAGAAAGCTTGTGGACTATTGAACATTGAAGGATTTTATGATGGATTACTTTCTTTTCTTAACCATGCGACTCAAGAAAAGTTTATCCGCCCTGAACACAGAAGTATTGTTTTAGCAGAAAAAACCCCCGTAGAATTAATTGAGAAGTTAAGTCAGTTTCAAGTTCCCAATGTACATAAATGGATTGACCGCGATCAACAATAA
- a CDS encoding NTP transferase domain-containing protein, whose amino-acid sequence MTKIGIIILAAGASKRLGQPKQLLTYQGKPLIQYITEVAINSQCRPIVVVLGAYAEKIEPYLLNLDIHIVDNQQWSSGMASSIGCGLNAIEAIAPDIEALVLMLSDQPFVSLTLINQLIAAYQTTNCPIVASEYSGILGVPALFHKTLFSELALLQGDMGARKIIRQHEASCLSIPFSEGVIDIDTLEDYEKLLLNNS is encoded by the coding sequence ATGACTAAAATTGGCATCATCATCTTAGCAGCAGGCGCTTCTAAACGCCTTGGTCAACCCAAACAACTTTTAACTTACCAAGGTAAACCACTGATTCAATACATTACAGAGGTGGCGATTAATTCCCAGTGTCGGCCAATTGTTGTAGTGTTAGGTGCTTACGCCGAAAAAATTGAGCCTTATCTGCTCAATTTAGATATTCACATCGTTGACAACCAACAATGGTCAAGCGGTATGGCTAGTTCCATTGGCTGTGGATTAAATGCTATTGAGGCGATCGCACCTGATATTGAAGCACTTGTACTCATGCTATCAGATCAACCCTTTGTCTCACTCACCTTAATTAATCAACTGATTGCAGCGTATCAAACTACAAACTGCCCCATAGTTGCCTCAGAATACAGTGGTATTCTTGGTGTTCCTGCCTTATTCCACAAAACTTTATTTTCAGAACTAGCTCTACTTCAGGGTGACATGGGTGCAAGAAAAATCATTCGTCAGCATGAAGCTAGTTGTTTAAGCATTCCTTTTTCTGAGGGAGTTATTGATATAGATACCCTGGAGGATTATGAAAAGCTTTTGCTGAATAATTCGTAA